CCAGTAAAAAGTGCTTTCCCTTCAATTAAGTTAACATTAGCTTCTTCCAAATCTTCTTTATAGGACTTTATGAGCTTATTTCTGATTGTATCTATATTCTTTTTAACCTTCTTAAAGTCTATGTCATAATCTTTCTCATTTTTTATGTTCAAAATAGGCAATACCCTTTCTTTAAAACTATGAAAAAGATAGCTTTGGTAAAGGAAGGCATTTGAAACAACGCTGCCTGAATATGAATAATTGCCACCCGGCTTTTCATCAACAAGGTAAACATCATAACCTTTCCCTGACAACGAAAGAGCAGTGCTGACCCCCGCAGGGCCAGCACCTATAATTACAATATTTTTCTGAGCCATTTTATATTATGCACCCAATTTCCCGGCTAAACTCTTTATCTCGTCAGCTTTATTGGTCTTTTCCCAAGGGAAAATTTCTCTACCGAAATGTCCATATGCAGCAGTTTGTTTGTAAATAGGCCTTCTTAAGTCAAGTGCTTCCATAATACCTTTTGGTGTAAGGTCAAACAGTTGCTTTACAATTTTCTCAATTTCAGCCTCAGGGATTATACCAGTATCAAAGGTATTTACTAAGATAGATACCGGACGAGCAACACCTATAGCGTATGCAAGCTGAATCTCACACCTTTTAGCTACACCAGAAGCTACAATATTTTTTGCCACCCATCTTGCAGCATAGGCTGCACTTCTATCAACCTTCGAAGGGTCTTTTCCGCTGAAACATCCACCTCCATGCCTTCCACTTCCACCGTAGGTATCAACAATTATTTTTCTTCCGGTAAGACCGCAATCCCCCATAGGGCCGCCTATTACAAAACGTCCTGTAGGATTTATATGGTATGTTATATTTTCTGCATCTAACAAATGTGAAGGAATCACCTCTTTTATAACCTTTTCAATCACATCTTCCTTAAGGTCTTTCAACTTAACGTCAGGAGAATGTTGAGTTGAAACAACCACTGTGTCTACTCTCAAAGGTTTGTTCCCTTCATACTCAATTGTTACCTGAGATTTTCCGTCAGGCCTTAGATAAGGCAATATATCTTTTTTTCTTACTTCGGCAAGTTTCATACATATTTTATGGGCAAGCATTATAGGCAAAGGCATTAGCTCTTCTGTTTCATCACACGCAAAACCAAACATTAAACCCTGATCTCCGGCTCCACCGGTATCAACACCCATAGCGATATCAGGGGACTGCTTGTCAATGGTTGTAATTACACCGCAAGTCTCGTAATCAAAACCATACTTAGCTCTCGTGTAACCAATCTCTTTTACCGTCTCTCTCACTAACTCCGGAATATCTACATAAGTCCTTGTAGTAACTTCCCCTGCGACTATGGCTAACCCCGTTGTGACCATTGTTTCACAAGCAACCCTTGAATAAGGGTCATCTTTTAACATTGCATCTAAAATAGCATCACTAATCTGATCGGCAACTTTATCCGGATGACCTTCGGTAACCGATTCAGAAGTAAATACAAATTTTCTTTCACTCACTTTTCACTCCTTGTATTTAAAATTTATTTTTTAATCTAACTCAGCAGCAATCTGCTCCATTCTATCTTTACATTTTAATTTTCTCTTTTTTATCTCTTTAATTCTTACCTCAACTTCGGGGGGAAAATATTTCAGGCTGTACAATGCTTCCAAGTCCTGTTCCAAAGATATGTGTTCGTGATACAATTCTTTAAATTCTTCATTCTCTTTCAAGAGCTTCTGAACTAATTCCTCGTTAACTTTAAGCATAATTCACCCCTAAGTTATTTAATTTCATTAAAATTGCATTTATTCCTCGTCCATAATAATCTTTTCTCATGGAGTAACTTTTAAATCCAAACTTTTCATAAAGAGAAATAGCTTTCATATTATCTTCTCTGACTTCCAGATAAAACATATATCCTATATATTTATTTAAAACAAATTCCATAAGCCTACTGCCAATCTTACAACCCTGATACTCTTTTTTAACAGAAATATTTGCAATATCTATTTCATCAATTAATATATACAACACCACATATCCCGCTATTTCACCTTCTAATTCATATACATATATGGTGCTCTTATCTGAATATAGTTCATTTAAAAAAGATTCATAACTCCAAGGGGTGTCATAATTTTCATTCTCGATTTTTACTATCTCTTCTAAATCAGTTAAGGTTGCAACCCTTATCAAAATTTATCTCCGCTTCAGATTTTCTCATATAAAATGGGATAGCTTCTGTAATAAACTCAGTAAACTTAGATGAACTCATCCCTTCCAAAGGGTTTAAACCTTCATCAATAATATGAAGTTCACTAAAGCTTTTCAGTTCATCTTTTGTTACATTCATACATTCACTATATTTCCCATTTATAAAGTCAAACTCTTTAACGCCATAATGCTTACCAATAAGCTTTATCGCAATAGTTACATGTTGTCTGTCAAGGCTCAAAGCCGCCACATCAAAAGCAGTTATCCCAAAACAGGGCTTACCAAGCCCCATGCAAACACCCTGTAAAAAAGAGACACCTATCCTCACCCCTGTAAAAGAGCCCGGACCGATATTTACTAAAAAACTATCCACTTTGTGCAAATCTATATTAATATTATTCAGCATAAAGTCGAAGTTTTCAACTAATTTTTCGTTAATATCCTTAAAAGATGGGATGATAACACTACCTCTTAAGGTAAAATTTTCATAATAACCAAGTACTAAGCGTTTCCCAGATGTATCAATATAAATATAATTCACAATCTATACCCCGGTGTGCCCAAATCCACCAGCACCTCTTGATGTGGAATTTACTTGCTCTACACTCTCAAATTTAGCTTTTGTCACTTTTGAAAATACCAACTGTGCTATTCTATCCCCTTTTTTATAGCTAAAATCTTTATTGCTGTGGTTAACCAATATTACACCAACTTCACCTCTGTAATCACTATCGATTGTTCCGGGTGAATTTAAAACTGTTACGCCAAACTTTAGAGCCAATCCGCTCCTGGGCCTTACCTGACCTTCATACCCCTCTGGGATCTCTAAAAATAATCCTGTTTTGACTAATTTTACTTCACCCGGCTTAATCACACCATCCTCAGCCGACTTTAAATCAGCACCGGCAGCGCCATCTGTTGCATATTCCGGTATAAACAAACTATCTAAGCTTTTTACCTTAACTACAATGTCCTGCATTTAGTTATCCCGTAATCATATATTTTTTTGTATATAAAATTTAAATCTTGCAAACTGTAACCTTGTATCTTCCCTTCAATTTCTCTTGGTGCAATAAGCCTGCTCTCGTTAATAAACTGCTTTGTGTTTATCTCAAACCTGTTTGAAAGACTTTCATAACCAGATCTTAAACTTAGAAGAATCTGATTTTTTGCAGCCCTTAGTTCTTTCTCTTTAAAACCTTTTTTATAAATCAGCTCTAGCTCTTTAACAAGATTTTTATTAAATTTTTCATATTTTCTACCGTCAATTTCGGCATCAATACTCAAATAGCCCCCAATTTTATATAAAGTCACATCGCTATTTATATTATAACACAAACCTAAATCTTCTCGCAATTTCTGAAATAATCTTGATGACATAGATTCGCATAGCATATGACTGATAAGATGATACGCATATTTATCTTTCGAGTAAATATCCTCAAGGTTCAAGAAATATGACAAGTAGGTTTGTTCATACCGTAAATCAAATTCTTTTTCAAAAATTTTAATACTTTCTTTTTCGTACTTTTTAGTTACAAACTGCTTTTCAGGAATCTTTGATGCCAAAAAATTTAGTTTTTTATCATCAAAGTTACCCGAAATCACACCAAAGTAACCATATTTGCCAAAATATTCATTCCAGTAGCCCGTCAATGTCTCAAATTTTATATTTTCAAGGGTTTCAAGGCTTCCAGCTATAGGCAGACAATATCCTGCATTTGAAAATAGATAGCTTTCTGATATTTCGGAAAAATATTCTTGCGGGTTATCTTTAATTGAAACTATTTCAGAGTAAATTACATCTTTTTCCTTGTAAAACTCATCTTCACTAAAATCCGCATTGAAACAAACATCAAGAAAAATATCAACAAGTTTATTAAAGTTATTATTAATCATTTTAACATAAAAACAAGTATACTCTTTAGTGGTAAAAGCATTAATATAACCACCCAATGATTCAACTTTAAATGAGATATCCTTTGCAGAATATTTTTTTGTCCCTTTAAAAACCATATGTTCAATTAAATGAGTAATACCATTGTTAAAAGGATTTTCATCTGAACTTCCGTTTAAAAATACAACACCAAGGATAATTAATTCGGAATTTTTATCTCTGTCGCAAATAACAGGTATGGGATATTCGTTATATACAAATCTATCCATAAAAAAGAAAAGGTGCCTTTTCAGACACCTTTTAACAATTCTTTTCTAGAAATTTTCAATCGCCCTTTTTCATCTTTTCCAAGGTACTTAACTTCAACCAAGTCACCTACTTTTAAATGGTCACCAATGTTTTTAGTCCTTTCAAGAGCATATTCTGAAACATGAAGAAGTGCTTCAACGCCT
This DNA window, taken from Deferrivibrio essentukiensis, encodes the following:
- the dut gene encoding dUTP diphosphatase, with amino-acid sequence MQDIVVKVKSLDSLFIPEYATDGAAGADLKSAEDGVIKPGEVKLVKTGLFLEIPEGYEGQVRPRSGLALKFGVTVLNSPGTIDSDYRGEVGVILVNHSNKDFSYKKGDRIAQLVFSKVTKAKFESVEQVNSTSRGAGGFGHTGV
- a CDS encoding M16 family metallopeptidase produces the protein MDRFVYNEYPIPVICDRDKNSELIILGVVFLNGSSDENPFNNGITHLIEHMVFKGTKKYSAKDISFKVESLGGYINAFTTKEYTCFYVKMINNNFNKLVDIFLDVCFNADFSEDEFYKEKDVIYSEIVSIKDNPQEYFSEISESYLFSNAGYCLPIAGSLETLENIKFETLTGYWNEYFGKYGYFGVISGNFDDKKLNFLASKIPEKQFVTKKYEKESIKIFEKEFDLRYEQTYLSYFLNLEDIYSKDKYAYHLISHMLCESMSSRLFQKLREDLGLCYNINSDVTLYKIGGYLSIDAEIDGRKYEKFNKNLVKELELIYKKGFKEKELRAAKNQILLSLRSGYESLSNRFEINTKQFINESRLIAPREIEGKIQGYSLQDLNFIYKKIYDYGITKCRTL
- a CDS encoding DUF465 domain-containing protein encodes the protein MLKVNEELVQKLLKENEEFKELYHEHISLEQDLEALYSLKYFPPEVEVRIKEIKKRKLKCKDRMEQIAAELD
- the tsaB gene encoding tRNA (adenosine(37)-N6)-threonylcarbamoyltransferase complex dimerization subunit type 1 TsaB: MNYIYIDTSGKRLVLGYYENFTLRGSVIIPSFKDINEKLVENFDFMLNNINIDLHKVDSFLVNIGPGSFTGVRIGVSFLQGVCMGLGKPCFGITAFDVAALSLDRQHVTIAIKLIGKHYGVKEFDFINGKYSECMNVTKDELKSFSELHIIDEGLNPLEGMSSSKFTEFITEAIPFYMRKSEAEINFDKGCNLN
- the metK gene encoding methionine adenosyltransferase; protein product: MSERKFVFTSESVTEGHPDKVADQISDAILDAMLKDDPYSRVACETMVTTGLAIVAGEVTTRTYVDIPELVRETVKEIGYTRAKYGFDYETCGVITTIDKQSPDIAMGVDTGGAGDQGLMFGFACDETEELMPLPIMLAHKICMKLAEVRKKDILPYLRPDGKSQVTIEYEGNKPLRVDTVVVSTQHSPDVKLKDLKEDVIEKVIKEVIPSHLLDAENITYHINPTGRFVIGGPMGDCGLTGRKIIVDTYGGSGRHGGGCFSGKDPSKVDRSAAYAARWVAKNIVASGVAKRCEIQLAYAIGVARPVSILVNTFDTGIIPEAEIEKIVKQLFDLTPKGIMEALDLRRPIYKQTAAYGHFGREIFPWEKTNKADEIKSLAGKLGA
- the rimI gene encoding ribosomal protein S18-alanine N-acetyltransferase, which encodes MIRVATLTDLEEIVKIENENYDTPWSYESFLNELYSDKSTIYVYELEGEIAGYVVLYILIDEIDIANISVKKEYQGCKIGSRLMEFVLNKYIGYMFYLEVREDNMKAISLYEKFGFKSYSMRKDYYGRGINAILMKLNNLGVNYA